In Bufo gargarizans isolate SCDJY-AF-19 chromosome 6, ASM1485885v1, whole genome shotgun sequence, a single genomic region encodes these proteins:
- the DHX8 gene encoding ATP-dependent RNA helicase DHX8, whose product MADLEELRKLEYLSLVSKVCTELDNHLGINDKDLAEFVIDLAEKFTTFDSFKSALEKNGAEFTDSLVSNLLRLIQTMRPPAKQSTSQEANLKPKSEKEKLKDLFPALCRPDNPRMRTLLDPDDVKVAADVLEQLDALKPSMEGKAKEKSSRHKDKKKRSRSRSRERSRKHKHRSRSRSRERTKKSGRYRSRSRSPIKNRYRSPIKEEHTSKNHRSEKSDERWREKHVDRPPPEEPAIGDIYNGKVTSIMQFGCFVQLEGLRKRWEGLVHISELRREGRVANVADVVSKGQRVKIKVLSFTGCKTSLSMKDVDQDTGEDLNPNRRRNLVGENNEEASMRNPDRPNHLSLVNAPEVEDDTLERKRLTKISDPEKWEIKQMIAANVLSKEEFPDFDEETGILPKVDDEEDEDLEIELVEEEPPFLRGHTKQSMDMSPIKIVKNPDGSLSQAAMMQSALAKERREMKQAQREAEMDSIPMGLNKHWVDPLPDVDGRQIAANMRGIGMMPNDIPEWKKHAFGGNKASYGKKTQMSIIEQRESLPIYKLKEQLVQAVHDNQILIVIGETGSGKTTQITQYLAEAGYTTRGKIGCTQPRRVAAMSVAKRVSEEYGCCLGQEVGYTIRFEDCTSPETVIKYMTDGMLLRECLIDPDLTQYAIIMLDEAHERTIHTDVLFGLLKKTVQKRADMKLIVTSATLDAVKFSQYFYEAPIFTIPGRTYPVEILYTKEPETDYLDASLITVMQIHLTEPPGDILVFLTGQEEIDTACEILYERMKSLGPDVPELIILPVYSALPSEMQTRIFDPAPPGSRKVVIATNIAETSLTIDGIYYVVDPGFVKQKVYNSKTGIDQLVVTPISQAQAKQRAGRAGRTGPGKCYRLYTERAYRDEMLTTNVPEIQRTNLASTVLSLKAMGINDLLSFDFMDAPPMETLITAMEQLYTLGALDDEGLLTRLGRRMAEFPLEPMLCKMLIMSVHLGCSEEMLTIVSMLSVQNVFYRPKDKQALADQKKAKFHQTEGDHLTLLAVYNSWKNNKFSNPWCYENFIQARSLRRAQDIRKQMLGIMDRHKLDVVSCGKATVRVQKAICSGFFRNAAKKDPQEGYRTLIDQQVVYIHPSSALFNRQPEWVVYHELVLTTKEYMREVTTIDPRWLVEFAPAFFKVSDPTKLSKQKKQQRLEPLYNRYEEPNAWRISRAFRRR is encoded by the exons ATGGCAGATCTGGAAGAGCTGAGGAAACTTGAATACCTCTCCTTGGTTTCCAAGGTTTGCACAGAGCTGGATAACCATTTggggatcaatgacaaagatTTAG CTGAGTTTGTCATCGATCTCGCAGAGAAATTCACTACTTTTGACTCCTTTAAATCAGCTCTAGAGAAGAATGGAGCAGAATTCACT GACTCTCTAGTAAGCAATCTGTTGCGCTTGATTCAGACCATGAGGCCACCAGCAAAGCAGTCGACAAGTCAAG AAGCAAATTTAAAACCCAAGTCGGAGAAGGAGAAGCTGAAGGATTTATTCCCAGCACTTTGCAGACCAGACAACCCCAGAATGCgg ACCTTGCTGGATCCGGATGATGTAAAGGTGGCTGCAGATGTCTTGGAACAACTTGATGCGTTAAAGCCAAGTATGGAGGGAAAGGCGAAAGAGAAGAGCAGTAGACATAA GGATAAGAAGAAAAGAAGCCGCAGTAGAAGCAGAGAGAGGAGTCGAAAGCACAAGCACAGGTCCCGCTCTAGATCTAGAGAGAGGACGaagaagtcaggtagatacagGTCAAGGAGTCGCAGCCCTATCAAAAATCGATACCGGAGCCCTATTAAGGAGGAACACACAAGCAAAAACCATCGATCTGAAAAGAGTGATGAGCGCTGGAGGGAAAAGCATGTTGACAGGCCCCCTCCAGAAGAGCCAGCTATCGGTGATATCTACAATGGCAAAGTCACCAGTATTATGCAGTTTGGGTGTTTTGTTCAGCTGGAGGGCCTGAG GAAACGCTGGGAGGGCTTGGTGCACATATCCGAGCTAAGAAGAGAAGGACGCGTGGCAAATGTTGCTGATGTCGTCAGCAAGGGTCAAAGAGTAAAAATTAAGGTGCTTTCCTTCACTGGATGCAAAACCAGCCTCAGTATGAAG GATGTCGATCAAGACACTGGAGAAGATCTGAATCCTAACAGAAGGAGGAATCTTGTTGGGGAGAACAACGAGGAGGCTTCAATGAGGAACCCAGACAGACCCAACCacctctcattagtaaatgctccgGAAGTTGAAGACGACACCTTGGAAAGAAAACGTCTCACCAAGATTTCTGACCCTGAGAAGTGGGAGATTAAGCAG ATGATTGCTGCCAATGTGCTTTCTAAAGAGGAATTTCCTGACTTTGATGAAGAGACTGGTATCCTACCCAAGGTTGATGATGAAGAAG ATGAAGATCTGGAAATTGAGCTTGTAGAAGAGGAGCCTCCATTCTTACGAGGACACACAAAGCAGAGCATGGACATGAGCCCAATTAAAATAGTAAAG AATCCTGATGGTTCCCTGTCTCAAGCTGCCATGATGCAGAGTGCTTTAGCAAAGGAGAGAAGAGAAATGAAGCAAGCACAACGGGAGGCAGAAATGGACTCTATCCCAATGGGCTTAAATAAACACTGGGTGGATCCTTTGCCGGATG TTGATGGACGACAAATTGCTGCTAACATGAGGGGGATTGGGATGATGCCCAATGATATTCCAGAGTGGAAGAAGCATGCCTTTGGAGGTAATAAGGCCTCTTATGGGAAGAAGACACAGATGTCAATCATTGAACAGAGGGAGAGTCTGCCCATTTACAAGCTGAAGGAGCAGCTGGTGCAG GCTGTTCATGACAACCAGATCTTGATTGTCATTGGTGAAACCGGCTCAGGAAAAACCACCCAAATTAcccaatatttggcggaagctgGATATACTACAAGGGGTAAAATTGGATGCACTCAGCCCAGAAGAGTGGCTGCAATGTCTGTAGCAAAGCGTGTGTCTGAAGAATACGGTTGCTGTCTAGGTCAGGAG GTGGGATATACCATTCGATTTGAAGACTGCACAAGCCCAGAGACTGTCATTAAATACATGACGGACGGTATGTTACTAAGAGAGTGTCTGATAGACCCTGATCTGACTCAGTATGCCATTATCATGCTTGACGAAGCGCATGAGAGGACAATCCACACCGATGTGCTGTTTGGGCTTCTGAAGAAG ACTGTACAAAAGCGTGCTGATATGAAACTGATTGTGACATCTGCCACTTTGGATGCCGTTAAGTTCTCTCAGTATTTCTATGAGGCTCCAATTTTCACCATTCCTGGTCGAACATACCCAGTAGAGATTCTATACACTAAGGAGCCTGAGACTGATTACCTGGATGCCAGCCTCATCACTGTGATGCAGATTCATCTGACTGAACCTCCAG GTGACATTCTGGTTTTCCTTACTGGTCAAGAGGAAATTGACACTGCTTGTGAAATCCTCTATGAGAGAATGAAGTCACTTGGCCCTGATGTGCCGGAGCTGATCATACTGCCAGTGTATTCTGCTTTGCCCAGTGAGATGCAGACAAGGATTTTTGACCCAGCACCTCCGGGTAGCAGAAAG GTTGTTATCGCCACCAACATTGCTGAGACCTCGCTGACTATTGATGGGATCTACTATGTGGTTGACCCAGGTTTTGTGAAACAAAAAGTCTACAACTCTAAAACTGGAATTGATCAGCTTGTAGTAACTCCCATCTCACAG GCCcaagccaaacagagagctggaAGAGCTGGGAGGACAGGTCCTGGCAAGTGTTACCGCCTTTACACTGAGCGCGCATATCGTGATGAGATGTTGACTACCAATGTGCCTGAGATTCAGAGAACTAACTTGGCCAGCACCGTCTTATCACTCAAG GCGATGGGTATCAATGACCTGCTCTCTTTTGATTTCATGGATGCCCCACCTATGGAGACCCTCATCACAGCCATGGAGCAGTTGTACACCCTTGGAGCCCTGGATGATGAAGGCTTGTTGACTCGTTTGGGCAGGAGG ATGGCAGAGTTCCCCCTGGAGCCTATGCTGTGTAAGATGCTGATCATGTCTGTACATCTCGGCTGCAGTGAGGAGATGCTAACCATTGTTTCCATGCTCTCTGTGCAAAATGTGTTCTACAGACCAAAG GATAAACAAGCACTTGCAGACCAGAAAAAGGCCAAGTTCCACCAGACAGAAGGAGACCATCTAACTTTGTTGGCTGTGTACAACTCCTGGAAAAACAACAAGTTTTCTAACCCCTGGTGCTATGAGAACTTTATTCAGGCCCGCTCTTTACGGCGGGCACAGGATATCCGCAAACAGATGTTGGGCATTATGGACAG GCACAAACTGGATGTTGTGTCCTGTGGAAAAGCAACAGTGAGAGTACAGAAAGCTATCTGCAGTGGCTTCTTCCGAAATGCTGCCAAGAAAGATCCCCAGGAAGGTTACCGAACTCTTATAGACCAACAAGTGGTCTATATTCACCCATCTAGTGCCTTGTTCAACAGACAGCCTGAATG GGTTGTGTACCATGAATTAGTCTTAACCACCAAGGAGTACATGCGAGAGGTGACTACCATAGACCCCCGGTGGCTTGTCGAATTTGCTCCTGCCTTCTTCAAAGTCTCTGATCCAACCAAACTGAGCAAGCAGAAGAAACAGCAGCGTCTGGAGCCCCTTTATAACCGCTATGAGGAGCCTAATGCCTGGAGAATTTCCCGGGCCTTCAGACGTCGGTGA